A single region of the Bacillus cereus genome encodes:
- a CDS encoding ATPase yields the protein MAFTTGPIENLGNQPANANRVRVKILNRTAGPLTGVARVFRLDGSIVLIEQVNFNVNSNASTIETLSLVHPAFGQAFEYEVQIVPNQPGGLYSVYGITTESVIITAQRVVNAELTQFL from the coding sequence ATGGCTTTTACTACAGGTCCTATTGAAAACTTGGGAAATCAACCTGCTAATGCAAATAGAGTTAGGGTGAAAATCCTTAACCGTACTGCTGGCCCACTTACTGGAGTAGCTAGAGTTTTTAGACTTGACGGTTCAATAGTATTAATTGAACAGGTGAATTTCAATGTGAATTCTAATGCTTCTACTATTGAAACTCTAAGTTTAGTTCATCCTGCTTTTGGACAAGCATTTGAATATGAAGTTCAAATTGTTCCTAATCAACCGGGTGGGCTATATAGTGTTTATGGAATAACAACTGAAAGTGTTATCATTACTGCACAACGGGTTGTGAATGCAGAATTAACACAGTTTCTTTAA
- a CDS encoding 5'-methylthioadenosine/S-adenosylhomocysteine nucleosidase produces the protein MKNNLLKKYGALATTIALSFSILAGCSASPKQVAEAKSNQNPILIQGPMPIEAEKFAKRLKNVKEEKSGSFVFYKGTVDNYPVIVAKTGKGMENTAAATAVAIEKYKPIAIINQGTSGGHDPNLNVFDIVLGKKVANIGSLKTTNMDENQGIEPAKWISMDLMASEGSAGEDPNAEKIRYYEGDKDLLAAANAVKDKYTKGKVVEGTIGSADVWNNEVDRIKWFHTKYGTSVEEMEGAAAAQIAKAYDVPFLGIRVLSNNKTNGGKYNPNTAAANQEYVYEVVKKYIDSMPNK, from the coding sequence ATGAAGAACAATCTGTTGAAAAAATATGGTGCCCTAGCAACTACTATCGCATTATCATTCTCAATACTTGCAGGATGTAGTGCTAGTCCAAAACAAGTAGCAGAGGCAAAAAGCAATCAAAACCCTATCTTAATTCAAGGTCCAATGCCGATAGAAGCTGAAAAATTTGCAAAAAGGTTAAAAAATGTGAAAGAAGAAAAATCTGGGAGTTTTGTATTTTATAAAGGAACTGTAGACAATTATCCTGTAATCGTTGCGAAAACAGGTAAAGGAATGGAAAATACAGCAGCCGCTACAGCAGTGGCTATTGAAAAATATAAGCCTATAGCGATTATTAACCAAGGAACATCAGGTGGACATGATCCTAATTTAAATGTATTTGATATTGTTTTAGGAAAAAAAGTCGCGAATATAGGTTCATTAAAAACAACAAATATGGATGAGAATCAAGGAATTGAGCCGGCAAAATGGATATCTATGGACTTAATGGCTTCTGAAGGAAGTGCAGGAGAAGATCCAAATGCTGAGAAAATCCGATACTACGAGGGAGATAAGGATTTACTTGCAGCAGCTAATGCAGTAAAGGATAAATATACAAAAGGTAAAGTGGTTGAAGGTACGATAGGTTCAGCAGACGTTTGGAATAATGAAGTTGATAGAATTAAGTGGTTCCATACAAAATACGGTACATCTGTAGAAGAAATGGAAGGCGCTGCCGCAGCGCAAATCGCAAAAGCTTATGACGTACCATTTTTAGGAATTAGAGTATTATCTAACAATAAAACAAACGGCGGAAAATACAACCCAAATACAGCAGCGGCAAATCAAGAATATGTATATGAAGTAGTTAAAAAGTATATAGATTCGATGCCAAATAAATAG
- the ybaK gene encoding Cys-tRNA(Pro) deacylase, with amino-acid sequence MKKDKTNAMRILDKEKIEYSMMSYDPDDGKIDGVSVAEKIGREVREVYKTLIAQGNSKNYHVFIIPVDEELNLKAAAKAVSEKKIEMIPVKDITKVSGYIRGGCSPVGMKKLFSTCIDESAQILETMIVSGGKIGIQIELKVDDLAKVTRAQFGEVTK; translated from the coding sequence ATGAAAAAAGATAAAACAAATGCGATGCGAATATTAGATAAAGAAAAAATTGAATATTCGATGATGTCATATGATCCGGACGATGGGAAAATTGATGGCGTATCAGTTGCCGAGAAAATTGGACGAGAAGTGAGAGAAGTATATAAAACGTTAATCGCTCAAGGGAATAGTAAAAATTATCATGTTTTTATCATTCCAGTAGATGAGGAACTAAATTTAAAAGCAGCCGCAAAAGCAGTAAGTGAAAAGAAGATTGAAATGATTCCTGTTAAAGATATTACGAAAGTTTCAGGGTATATTCGCGGCGGTTGTTCACCGGTCGGAATGAAGAAATTATTTTCTACATGCATTGATGAGAGCGCACAAATACTTGAAACGATGATAGTAAGCGGCGGGAAAATCGGTATACAAATTGAGCTGAAAGTTGATGACTTGGCGAAAGTGACGAGAGCGCAGTTTGGTGAGGTAACAAAGTAA
- a CDS encoding serine hydrolase domain-containing protein — protein MKSFFLKKGTALTLTGTILVGALAIPSHGNIHAVNKKISTEQVVDKAADTKNIPGVIVTVKNGEASWSYASGEANIERNHKVDADSAFRIGGTTNTFVATVALQLAGEKKLSLDDTVEKWLPGLIKGKGYDGNKITIRQLLNHTSGIADYLTPDLKAKLIENPSESYRPEQLISRALELEPVKGWSYSNTNMVILGLIIQKITGESYTEQIKKRIIEPLSLKETVLPGSSMDIPKKNARGYLNTGDKLVDITLFNPSVANASGEMISTGENMTTFFRALLSGKLLTPEIQKEMVTNTVDTPLGKYGLGIHATKLPDGTEVWGHGGGIPGFTNFAGGTEDGQHVISININVLGAEKQINNILAKEFGEKSKKEPTDKEKKSNHREEVKYVMDRVVTNKKIPSVIAGGLKDGKRWSYATGTASYEMPRPVEPNFSFRIGSITKTFTASVVLQLAEEKQLNLDDSVEKWLPGVVQGNGYDGNKITIRQLLNHTSGIATNIDKDMRDFTLPQNPFRYYSTDELISLALAKPPVFAPGEGWDYSNTNTVIAGKIIQKITGDTYAEQIRKRFIEPLGLKETFVMEASPHIPGEHATGYNMDRSGRLYDLTEINQSWANAAGDMVSTVKDLTTFFSALLGGKLLNQELMDQMFKTVDSPIGKVGLGIYEEKTPDGQSYWGHAGGTYGFETRVGGPIGGEHILVTAINAVGPEVIEGRDKIFNKEFGR, from the coding sequence ATGAAGTCATTTTTCTTAAAAAAAGGAACGGCCCTTACTTTAACAGGGACTATATTGGTTGGAGCGTTAGCGATACCTTCTCATGGAAACATACATGCGGTAAACAAAAAGATATCAACTGAGCAAGTTGTCGATAAAGCTGCCGATACAAAAAATATTCCAGGAGTCATTGTTACTGTGAAAAATGGAGAAGCTAGTTGGTCATATGCTTCTGGTGAAGCAAATATTGAGAGGAATCATAAGGTAGATGCTGACTCTGCTTTCAGAATCGGGGGCACAACGAATACGTTTGTAGCTACAGTTGCATTGCAGCTTGCTGGAGAGAAGAAACTAAGTCTAGATGATACGGTAGAGAAATGGTTGCCGGGACTTATAAAAGGGAAAGGCTATGATGGTAACAAAATTACGATTCGTCAATTATTAAATCATACAAGCGGAATTGCAGATTACTTGACTCCAGATCTTAAAGCGAAATTAATAGAGAATCCAAGTGAGAGTTATAGACCGGAACAATTAATTTCCCGTGCCTTAGAATTAGAACCGGTAAAAGGCTGGTCATACTCGAATACGAATATGGTTATTTTAGGATTGATTATTCAGAAGATAACAGGGGAATCATATACCGAGCAGATAAAAAAACGAATTATTGAACCTCTTAGTTTAAAAGAAACAGTCCTTCCTGGAAGTTCGATGGATATTCCGAAAAAAAATGCCCGTGGCTACTTGAATACGGGAGATAAATTAGTAGATATTACTTTGTTTAATCCATCAGTTGCTAATGCTAGTGGTGAAATGATTTCGACAGGAGAAAATATGACAACGTTCTTCCGTGCCTTATTAAGTGGTAAACTACTGACACCGGAGATACAGAAGGAAATGGTGACTAACACAGTTGATACCCCATTAGGAAAGTATGGGCTTGGCATTCACGCAACAAAATTGCCAGACGGTACTGAAGTATGGGGACATGGTGGTGGTATTCCTGGTTTTACTAACTTTGCTGGTGGAACGGAAGATGGTCAACATGTTATCTCGATAAACATTAATGTATTAGGAGCCGAAAAACAGATTAACAATATATTAGCTAAAGAATTTGGGGAAAAATCAAAAAAGGAACCTACGGATAAGGAAAAGAAAAGTAATCATAGAGAAGAAGTTAAATACGTAATGGATCGAGTAGTAACGAATAAAAAAATCCCAAGTGTTATAGCTGGTGGATTAAAGGATGGAAAGCGGTGGTCTTATGCTACAGGGACGGCAAGTTATGAAATGCCACGCCCAGTGGAACCGAATTTTTCATTCCGTATCGGAAGTATCACTAAGACATTCACAGCTTCTGTTGTACTGCAATTGGCTGAAGAGAAGCAATTAAACCTTGATGATTCAGTCGAAAAATGGTTGCCAGGAGTCGTACAGGGTAACGGATATGATGGAAATAAAATTACAATTCGTCAGTTGTTGAATCATACAAGTGGAATTGCAACCAATATAGATAAGGATATGCGAGATTTTACACTGCCCCAAAACCCATTTCGTTACTATAGTACCGATGAACTTATCAGTTTAGCACTTGCAAAGCCGCCTGTATTTGCACCAGGGGAGGGCTGGGACTATTCGAACACAAATACTGTTATAGCTGGGAAGATTATTCAAAAGATAACAGGAGATACGTATGCGGAGCAAATTAGAAAAAGATTCATTGAGCCACTGGGGTTAAAAGAGACATTCGTAATGGAAGCAAGTCCGCACATACCAGGTGAACATGCTACAGGATATAATATGGATAGATCGGGTCGTTTATATGATTTGACAGAAATAAATCAGTCATGGGCGAATGCAGCTGGAGATATGGTTTCAACAGTGAAAGATTTGACTACCTTCTTCAGTGCACTGTTGGGTGGAAAGCTTCTAAATCAAGAGCTAATGGATCAGATGTTCAAAACAGTAGATTCACCTATAGGTAAGGTTGGACTAGGAATTTATGAAGAAAAAACACCGGACGGACAATCATATTGGGGGCATGCTGGTGGGACATATGGATTTGAAACGAGGGTCGGTGGACCTATTGGAGGAGAGCATATTTTAGTAACTGCTATCAATGCAGTAGGTCCGGAGGTTATTGAGGGGAGGGATAAAATATTTAATAAGGAGTTTGGACGTTAA
- a CDS encoding hybrid sensor histidine kinase/response regulator transcription factor: MFSFTKKWFWYDWIFILVRTFWLFIIIGTNFMFPSFIHTSSIIVLALAFVVYLVPLIIRYKKTEWYPAFDIITAGCFYLYLASVAPNLLWPFILLVITIGLCSNQNNYIWSGIFCGFVFPLLNALIAGRSPYEMIVSCSIGFAIGVSFNILIQYHKQSRIIEEQKLLLEQHIKRIEELTLIEERNRLSHELHDTIGHTLTSLIAGVTSLKSSVPNSQFERIDSLISIAQHSLDDIRKHLHELSHNPLSNSLSESLQQLTEEFIKSTGTTVTFRTIGNETLVMQKVNFCLYRCLQESLTNAVRHGKASTISVQLHFDGQQLRLQIEDNGIGMEEIQFGFGLSGMKERLEQFHGTLSVHSSTEQGTFIVCNIPLQTEFVHNIIRLLVVDDQELITNSLEQILEHHTDFTVVGKAHDGAEALKLCEQLQPGIVLMDIQMPEMNGIEALLEMKRRWPNMKIVLMTTFEDSLQATTALEHGAEGYMLKSIHPQEMKEALKLIYNGGTWIDQSVATRVFEEMKLQREQLEKIGSTKQTYPYGLTKREMEILEHLSKGLRYKSIAAKLFLSEGTIRNYCSNLYSKLGVSNREEAVKMARTEDIL, encoded by the coding sequence ATGTTCTCATTCACAAAAAAATGGTTTTGGTATGATTGGATATTTATATTAGTACGAACGTTTTGGCTATTCATTATCATCGGTACTAATTTTATGTTTCCATCATTCATTCATACGTCAAGTATAATCGTACTTGCTCTCGCTTTTGTCGTTTACCTTGTACCATTAATTATTCGATATAAGAAAACAGAATGGTACCCTGCATTCGATATTATCACCGCAGGTTGTTTTTATCTTTATTTAGCATCCGTAGCCCCAAATTTACTTTGGCCTTTCATTTTACTCGTAATCACTATTGGCCTATGTAGTAATCAAAATAATTATATATGGAGCGGTATTTTTTGTGGATTTGTATTCCCATTATTGAACGCCTTGATTGCCGGGCGGTCGCCATACGAAATGATTGTTAGTTGTAGTATCGGTTTTGCCATTGGCGTTTCTTTTAATATATTAATTCAGTATCATAAACAATCTCGAATTATTGAAGAGCAAAAACTACTATTAGAACAACATATTAAAAGGATTGAAGAGCTTACTCTCATAGAAGAGCGTAATCGATTGTCACATGAGCTACATGACACAATTGGTCATACACTTACTTCTCTCATCGCTGGCGTCACATCACTAAAATCATCAGTACCGAATTCACAGTTTGAAAGAATTGATTCACTTATCAGCATTGCTCAGCATAGTCTAGATGACATTCGAAAGCATCTACACGAGCTATCTCATAATCCACTTAGTAATTCATTAAGTGAATCACTGCAACAATTAACAGAAGAATTTATAAAATCTACAGGTACAACCGTTACATTTCGTACGATTGGCAATGAAACTCTTGTGATGCAAAAAGTGAATTTTTGCCTATATCGTTGTCTTCAGGAGTCGTTAACAAACGCTGTTCGGCACGGTAAAGCGAGCACCATATCCGTTCAACTGCATTTCGACGGACAACAACTTCGATTGCAAATTGAAGATAACGGTATTGGAATGGAAGAAATTCAATTTGGCTTTGGCCTCAGTGGAATGAAAGAACGACTTGAACAATTTCATGGTACATTATCTGTTCATTCTAGTACTGAGCAAGGAACATTCATCGTTTGTAATATTCCATTACAAACAGAGTTTGTACATAACATAATTCGCTTATTAGTCGTTGATGATCAGGAACTTATTACAAATAGTTTAGAGCAAATTTTAGAGCATCACACTGATTTTACTGTTGTTGGTAAAGCACACGATGGAGCTGAAGCTTTAAAATTATGTGAACAATTACAGCCTGGCATTGTACTAATGGACATTCAAATGCCAGAAATGAATGGTATTGAAGCTTTACTAGAAATGAAGCGACGTTGGCCTAATATGAAAATTGTTCTTATGACAACATTTGAAGATTCCTTACAAGCAACAACTGCACTAGAGCATGGAGCTGAAGGTTACATGTTGAAGTCTATTCATCCACAAGAAATGAAGGAAGCCTTGAAGCTTATTTATAATGGTGGGACTTGGATCGATCAATCGGTTGCTACACGAGTTTTCGAGGAAATGAAACTTCAACGTGAGCAATTAGAAAAAATCGGATCGACTAAACAAACTTACCCGTACGGACTTACAAAACGCGAAATGGAAATTTTAGAGCATCTATCAAAAGGATTACGCTATAAATCTATTGCTGCTAAGCTATTTTTATCTGAAGGAACGATCCGTAATTACTGTTCAAATCTCTATTCAAAGCTAGGTGTCAGCAATCGTGAAGAGGCGGTAAAAATGGCACGAACAGAAGATATCTTGTAG
- a CDS encoding histidine--tRNA ligase: MEMKNVKGTKDYLPEEQVLRNKIKRACEDTFERYGCKPLETPTLNMYELMSYKYGGGDEILKEIYTLQDQGKRELALRYDLTIPFAKVVAMNPNIRLPFKRYEIGKVFRDGPIKQGRFREFIQCDVDIVGVESVMAEAELMSMAFELFRTLNLEVTIQYNNRKLLNGILQSINIPTELTNDVILSLDKIEKIGIDGVKKDLLGREIAVQTVESVCSTVLSCMEFKLTEFEEVFNNTLVTEGVNELQQLQQYLLALGINENTIFNPFLARGLTMYTGTVYEIFLKDGMITSSIGSGGRYDNIIGAFRGDNMSYPTVGISFGLDVIYTALSQKETISSTADLFIIPLGTELQCLQIAQQLRSTTSLKVELELAGRKLKRALNYANKENIPYVLIIGEEELSTETVVLRNMKEGTEVKIPLFSLENGTLNNYM, from the coding sequence ATGGAAATGAAAAATGTAAAAGGAACGAAAGACTATTTACCAGAGGAGCAAGTATTGCGAAACAAAATTAAAAGAGCATGTGAAGATACATTTGAACGATATGGATGTAAACCTTTAGAAACACCAACGTTAAATATGTATGAACTTATGTCATACAAATACGGCGGTGGTGATGAAATTTTAAAAGAAATATATACACTTCAAGATCAAGGAAAACGTGAGCTTGCCTTACGTTACGATTTAACAATCCCATTCGCTAAAGTCGTTGCGATGAACCCAAATATCCGCCTTCCTTTTAAACGTTATGAAATTGGGAAAGTATTTCGAGATGGTCCGATTAAACAAGGGAGATTCCGCGAATTCATTCAATGTGATGTTGATATAGTTGGTGTAGAGTCTGTCATGGCAGAAGCTGAACTCATGAGCATGGCGTTTGAACTATTCCGAACGTTAAACTTAGAAGTAACAATTCAATATAATAATCGAAAATTATTAAACGGTATTCTCCAGTCTATTAACATTCCTACTGAATTAACGAATGACGTAATTTTATCATTGGATAAAATCGAAAAGATTGGGATTGATGGTGTAAAGAAAGATTTATTAGGGCGCGAAATCGCTGTACAAACAGTAGAGTCAGTATGTAGTACCGTTTTATCTTGTATGGAGTTTAAGCTTACTGAATTTGAAGAAGTATTTAATAATACACTCGTTACCGAGGGAGTAAACGAATTACAACAATTGCAGCAATACTTACTCGCTCTCGGAATAAATGAAAATACGATATTCAATCCATTTTTAGCAAGAGGACTCACAATGTATACAGGCACTGTGTATGAAATCTTTCTAAAAGATGGCATGATTACATCTAGCATCGGTAGCGGTGGTCGTTACGATAATATTATTGGAGCCTTCCGTGGTGATAATATGAGCTATCCAACAGTCGGTATTTCATTCGGTTTAGACGTCATTTATACAGCTCTATCACAAAAAGAAACAATATCGTCTACAGCGGATTTATTTATCATCCCACTTGGGACAGAATTACAATGCTTACAAATCGCCCAGCAATTGCGCTCTACTACTTCCTTAAAAGTCGAACTTGAACTAGCCGGACGTAAATTGAAACGTGCCCTAAACTATGCAAATAAAGAAAATATCCCGTATGTGCTTATAATTGGCGAAGAAGAACTATCTACAGAAACAGTTGTATTGCGTAATATGAAGGAAGGTACTGAAGTGAAGATTCCCCTCTTCTCTTTGGAAAATGGCACATTAAATAACTATATGTAA
- a CDS encoding DUF1292 domain-containing protein: protein MSDIEVGEIFSLSDENNEEQEVEVLGAMDVEGAEYIAVAFVEDIQTETEEDIDIFFLKVEEADEFSYIESDEEFEKVSAAFEKILDEQEQE, encoded by the coding sequence ATGTCAGATATTGAAGTAGGCGAAATCTTTAGCCTTAGCGACGAGAATAATGAGGAACAGGAAGTTGAAGTGCTTGGAGCGATGGATGTCGAAGGAGCAGAATACATTGCGGTTGCCTTTGTTGAAGACATTCAAACAGAAACAGAGGAAGACATTGATATCTTCTTTTTAAAAGTAGAAGAAGCTGACGAATTTTCATACATTGAAAGTGATGAGGAATTTGAAAAAGTATCTGCTGCGTTTGAGAAGATTTTGGACGAGCAAGAACAAGAGTAG